One stretch of Thermodesulfobacteriota bacterium DNA includes these proteins:
- a CDS encoding glycosyltransferase family 2 protein has product MNDIHPRIRLTVVITVYSEEGSLKQTIERLKANDRGYIHEIILVVCPRSTRRCLDICRALSAEDPRVISRFQENPGVGRAVREGMAAATGDYVAIMSADLETEPEAVDRMVREIQRTGCQAVVASRWMEGGGFTHYHPVKLWLNWLFQQIFKRIYATDIGDLTYGFKILQKSLVEAIPWEGTLHEIFIETTLKPLLENASIRQVPTVWKGREEGVSKNNFYINCRYVWLALRLIRHIPKGRGCASP; this is encoded by the coding sequence ATGAATGATATCCATCCGCGGATCCGGTTAACCGTCGTGATCACCGTCTATTCGGAGGAAGGGTCCCTGAAGCAGACCATCGAACGGCTGAAGGCCAATGACCGGGGATACATCCACGAAATCATCCTGGTGGTGTGCCCCCGTTCCACCCGCCGGTGCCTGGATATCTGCCGGGCCCTGTCAGCGGAGGACCCGCGGGTGATATCCCGCTTCCAGGAGAATCCGGGCGTGGGCCGGGCGGTCCGGGAGGGAATGGCGGCCGCCACCGGAGACTATGTGGCCATCATGTCCGCGGACCTGGAGACCGAGCCCGAAGCCGTGGACCGCATGGTGAGGGAAATCCAACGGACCGGTTGCCAGGCGGTGGTTGCCAGCCGCTGGATGGAAGGCGGCGGGTTCACCCACTACCATCCGGTGAAACTGTGGCTCAACTGGCTGTTTCAGCAGATTTTCAAGCGGATTTACGCCACCGATATCGGCGACCTGACTTACGGTTTCAAAATTTTACAGAAATCGCTGGTCGAGGCCATCCCCTGGGAAGGGACCCTCCATGAGATTTTCATTGAAACGACCCTGAAGCCTCTGCTGGAAAACGCCTCCATCCGCCAGGTTCCCACGGTCTGGAAAGGAAGAGAGGAAGGGGTCAGCAAAAACAATTTTTACATCAATTGCCGCTACGTCTGGCTGGCCCTCCGGCTGATCCGGCATATCCCGAAGGGGCGGGGATGCGCGTCACCCTGA
- a CDS encoding radical SAM protein: MKRFRLFLANIGKRQVEFPLVTPPLGIMYLAAYVRSKFDADILLINQKVENCSNDRIIERAVSFQPDIIGLSATTPTAHNLPYLTRHLKKMIPRALIIIGGPHVSAFESRSLANNSADLAVPREGELALEQIIRARFEGDSFESVPGIYRRDGAGDIIANPGNIPYINDIDSLPPPAYDLIDLAPYWKTQSMPPLPTRRYASLFSSRGCPYHCIYCHRIFGDAFRWHSAERIADEMAWLQKRHRIRDFEFLDDIFNLNKQRIADLAGQINRRGLKTKLVFPNGVRTDILTRDEIDLLVEMGMYYASFALESGSPRIQKLIRKNLDIDKYLENVDYAASLGVLSNGFAMMGFPTETEADLEMTIDVTCRSRLHTVSYFTTTPFPNTEMYRLAEKQFPDRLRRINYDDMEYAGLAVNLSDVPDHVLFACQRRANRRFFLNPARLARLVKNYPQPYKLSLYLPIFARRALKGIYRPKRH; this comes from the coding sequence TTGAAGCGATTTCGACTCTTTCTGGCCAATATCGGCAAAAGGCAGGTCGAATTCCCGCTGGTCACCCCCCCGCTGGGCATCATGTACCTGGCGGCCTATGTCCGGTCAAAATTCGATGCCGATATTCTGCTGATCAACCAGAAGGTCGAGAACTGCTCCAACGACCGCATCATCGAAAGGGCCGTTTCATTTCAGCCCGACATCATCGGGTTAAGCGCGACAACGCCCACGGCGCATAACCTGCCCTACCTGACCCGCCACTTAAAGAAAATGATTCCCCGGGCGCTGATCATCATCGGCGGTCCCCATGTATCCGCCTTTGAGTCCCGGTCCCTGGCGAACAACAGCGCCGATCTGGCGGTACCCCGGGAAGGGGAACTGGCCCTGGAGCAGATCATCCGGGCCCGTTTTGAAGGGGATTCGTTTGAATCCGTTCCCGGAATATATCGTCGGGACGGCGCCGGCGATATTATCGCCAACCCCGGCAATATCCCCTACATCAACGACATCGACTCGCTGCCGCCGCCGGCCTATGACCTCATCGATCTGGCCCCGTACTGGAAGACCCAGTCCATGCCGCCCCTGCCGACCCGGCGCTACGCCTCTCTGTTTTCCAGCCGGGGATGCCCCTACCACTGCATCTACTGTCACCGGATCTTCGGCGACGCCTTCCGCTGGCATTCGGCCGAACGTATCGCCGACGAAATGGCCTGGCTGCAAAAACGTCACCGCATCAGGGACTTCGAATTTCTGGACGATATTTTCAATCTCAACAAACAGCGGATAGCGGACCTTGCCGGGCAGATCAACCGGCGGGGGCTCAAGACGAAACTGGTCTTCCCCAACGGCGTCCGCACCGATATCCTCACCCGGGATGAGATTGATCTGCTGGTGGAAATGGGCATGTACTACGCCAGCTTCGCCCTGGAATCCGGTTCCCCCCGGATTCAGAAACTGATCCGGAAAAATCTGGATATTGACAAGTATCTTGAAAACGTGGATTACGCGGCCTCGCTCGGCGTTCTCTCCAACGGGTTTGCCATGATGGGATTCCCCACGGAAACCGAAGCGGATCTGGAGATGACCATCGACGTCACCTGCCGGTCACGGCTGCACACGGTTTCCTATTTTACCACTACGCCTTTTCCCAACACGGAGATGTACCGACTGGCGGAAAAGCAGTTCCCGGATCGGCTGCGACGCATCAACTATGACGACATGGAGTATGCCGGCCTGGCCGTCAACCTCTCCGATGTGCCGGACCATGTTCTCTTTGCCTGTCAGCGCCGGGCCAACCGGAGGTTTTTTCTGAATCCCGCCCGGCTGGCCCGCCTGGTGAAAAATTATCCCCAGCCTTACAAGCTATCGCTCTACCTGCCGATTTTCGCCCGCCGCGCCTTGAAAGGGATTTACCGACCCAAAAGACATTAG
- a CDS encoding FKBP-type peptidyl-prolyl cis-trans isomerase N-terminal domain-containing protein gives MRTTFMMTILAIFICLMTSCSGGNDDVAIDTVDQKFSYVMGYEAVGAISSLETVTIDEAAFIKGIRDAFQKSPPLLTQQQGFDIKALVFEEERIFRNQEIMKDAGENLSEQTAFLEQNKGREGIMTTGSGLQYQILEKGDGPSPPADGYARILSRAKLIDGTIVTALSTTAEPTFVPVKGKLPFWEEALSLMPTGSHYRFFIPSALAYGDMGNFIDGGCVGPNQLMIIEIELLEVRSSTDFRGNG, from the coding sequence ATGAGAACAACATTTATGATGACCATCCTTGCGATTTTCATCTGCCTGATGACTTCCTGTTCCGGCGGAAATGATGATGTCGCCATTGACACGGTCGACCAGAAATTCAGTTATGTCATGGGCTATGAGGCCGTGGGCGCGATTTCCAGCCTGGAGACCGTGACCATTGATGAAGCGGCTTTCATCAAAGGCATCCGGGACGCCTTTCAAAAGTCCCCCCCCCTGTTGACTCAGCAACAGGGTTTTGATATCAAGGCCCTGGTTTTTGAAGAAGAACGCATTTTCAGAAACCAGGAAATCATGAAAGACGCCGGGGAAAACCTGTCCGAGCAGACCGCGTTTCTGGAACAGAATAAAGGCCGGGAGGGAATCATGACCACCGGCAGCGGCCTGCAATACCAGATTCTGGAAAAAGGAGACGGCCCCTCTCCCCCGGCCGACGGTTACGCCAGGATCCTTTCCCGGGCGAAACTGATCGACGGCACCATCGTCACGGCCCTGTCCACCACTGCCGAACCGACCTTTGTCCCGGTCAAAGGCAAACTTCCCTTCTGGGAAGAAGCCCTTTCCCTTATGCCCACGGGCAGCCACTACCGCTTTTTCATCCCTTCCGCGCTGGCATACGGAGACATGGGTAATTTCATCGACGGCGGCTGTGTCGGCCCCAATCAGCTGATGATCATCGAAATTGAACTGCTGGAGGTAAGGTCATCAACCGATTTCCGCGGCAACGGCTAA
- a CDS encoding radical SAM protein, producing the protein MSLEKIRVLLINPPHTGRMVFPSINDRIAFRMHDFAPPLGLLYLKSFLEKHSRVRVDVFNFQKPKPPSLHDFIAHLNEFQPDIAGISVLSPFWYGTCLITETIRSRRPATVIAGGGPHMWTYPEETISRGRFDIIVQGQGEKPFLEIANRVAHRRDLDGIPGTARLSGGKVITHPPDPIDRDALDALPFPDRTALDIRQHNFYVNRHNPCALMVASRGCPYQCSFCNNRERYFLPRDTGLTIEEMAECQKLGYRSVQFCDDVFTCSREHALALCQEIIASGLRLPWSCQTRVDCVDPELIDRMAAAGCERIQFGIESASQYTLDRINKNISPEQTRRAFSLCRQKGIVTVGNFIVGFPWETAEDIRRTFAFVFRLDADFVFCNPLIPFPGTQIFEEASGDPGYDSQWFRRFVENPAGRARISLWTTHIPEKEISGLIKTFYLKYYFHPRRMKRYLSHLTGWEDIAGKLKTGIKLVLYR; encoded by the coding sequence ATGAGCCTCGAAAAAATCCGTGTTCTGTTAATTAACCCCCCCCATACGGGCCGCATGGTCTTTCCCAGCATCAATGACCGGATCGCCTTCCGCATGCACGATTTCGCGCCGCCCCTGGGTCTGCTCTACCTTAAAAGCTTTCTGGAAAAACATTCCCGGGTGCGGGTCGATGTTTTCAACTTCCAGAAGCCGAAACCGCCTTCGCTTCATGATTTTATCGCGCACCTGAACGAATTCCAGCCTGACATCGCCGGCATTTCGGTATTATCGCCCTTCTGGTACGGAACCTGCCTGATCACCGAAACCATCAGATCCCGACGGCCGGCAACGGTGATCGCGGGCGGCGGCCCCCACATGTGGACCTATCCGGAAGAGACCATCAGCCGGGGCCGATTCGACATCATCGTCCAGGGCCAGGGGGAAAAACCGTTTCTGGAAATCGCCAACCGGGTCGCTCACCGCCGTGACCTGGACGGGATCCCGGGGACCGCCAGACTGTCCGGGGGCAAGGTCATCACCCACCCCCCCGACCCCATCGACCGGGACGCCCTGGATGCCCTGCCGTTTCCCGACCGCACGGCGCTGGATATCCGCCAGCACAACTTCTACGTCAACCGGCACAACCCCTGCGCCCTGATGGTGGCCAGCAGAGGATGTCCGTATCAGTGCAGTTTCTGTAATAACCGGGAGCGGTATTTTCTCCCCCGGGACACCGGCCTGACGATCGAAGAAATGGCGGAGTGCCAGAAACTGGGGTATCGATCCGTCCAGTTCTGCGATGATGTGTTCACCTGTTCCCGCGAACATGCCCTGGCCCTCTGTCAGGAAATAATTGCCAGCGGACTGCGCCTGCCCTGGTCATGCCAGACCCGGGTGGACTGCGTCGACCCGGAGCTCATCGACCGGATGGCCGCGGCCGGATGTGAACGGATCCAGTTCGGAATCGAATCTGCCAGCCAGTATACCCTGGACCGCATCAACAAGAACATCAGCCCGGAGCAGACCCGGCGGGCTTTCTCTCTGTGCCGGCAAAAAGGCATTGTCACCGTCGGCAACTTTATCGTCGGATTCCCCTGGGAGACCGCCGAAGATATCCGGCGAACCTTTGCGTTTGTCTTCCGGCTGGACGCGGATTTTGTCTTCTGCAATCCCCTCATCCCTTTTCCGGGCACGCAGATTTTCGAGGAAGCCTCCGGCGACCCCGGTTACGACAGCCAATGGTTCCGGCGATTCGTGGAAAATCCGGCCGGCCGCGCCCGAATCAGCCTCTGGACCACACATATCCCGGAAAAGGAAATCAGCGGGCTGATCAAGACATTTTACCTGAAATACTACTTTCATCCCCGGCGGATGAAACGATACCTCTCCCATCTGACCGGCTGGGAGGACATCGCGGGAAAGCTGAAGACGGGAATCAAACTGGTTCTGTACCGATAA
- a CDS encoding radical SAM protein yields the protein MLQPVREFFNRHGQTVNVLGRLLLFRQIDIRRLAGVPVNLLASLFNRPPPLPPPVIQVDITDMCNLRCPGCLTGMGWNNGHQGMMPYETFASLIDEVARYTALAVLYNSGEPLLHTAAVDMIRLLTANAIASIISTNGHFVRTPAEAEALVASGLSVMVVSLSGATQETYAHYHRGGRLDQVLSGVRHVRQARKTLKKKTPLIIFRFLVMDHNRHETKAMTAMAKKEGCDWFELREVRWRACPPGIAADSDGQRREPPRRAKGRKCLWPWLISVVNWNGDIYPCCFFRLNMARMGRTTDPGGLKAVWKNNDYNRFRGNMRSGNGRPDACRGCPAETGFQTRFSRQQRTIHLHLQAKPGTRADI from the coding sequence ATGCTTCAACCCGTCAGAGAGTTCTTCAACAGACACGGCCAGACGGTTAACGTCCTCGGCCGCCTCCTGCTGTTCAGGCAGATCGACATCCGCCGGCTGGCGGGCGTTCCCGTCAATCTGCTGGCCAGCCTGTTCAACCGGCCGCCGCCGCTGCCGCCGCCAGTAATCCAGGTGGACATCACCGACATGTGCAACCTCCGCTGCCCGGGCTGCCTCACCGGAATGGGATGGAACAACGGCCATCAGGGGATGATGCCTTATGAAACCTTCGCCTCGCTGATCGACGAGGTCGCCCGGTATACCGCCCTGGCGGTACTCTATAACTCCGGTGAGCCGCTGCTTCATACCGCGGCCGTGGACATGATCCGCCTGCTGACGGCAAACGCCATCGCCTCGATCATCAGTACCAACGGCCATTTTGTCAGGACCCCGGCGGAAGCCGAAGCGCTGGTGGCGTCGGGGCTCTCCGTTATGGTGGTGTCTCTTTCCGGAGCCACTCAGGAAACGTATGCACACTATCACCGCGGCGGGCGGCTGGATCAGGTCCTCAGCGGCGTACGGCATGTCAGGCAGGCCAGAAAAACACTGAAGAAAAAAACACCGCTGATTATTTTCCGTTTCCTGGTCATGGACCACAACCGCCATGAAACGAAAGCCATGACCGCCATGGCCAAGAAAGAGGGCTGCGACTGGTTTGAGCTCAGGGAAGTGCGATGGCGGGCCTGCCCGCCGGGCATCGCCGCCGATTCCGACGGCCAGAGGAGGGAACCTCCACGCCGGGCAAAAGGGCGAAAGTGCCTGTGGCCGTGGCTGATATCCGTGGTCAACTGGAACGGCGACATATACCCCTGCTGTTTCTTCCGCCTGAACATGGCCCGCATGGGCCGCACCACCGACCCCGGTGGATTGAAGGCGGTCTGGAAAAACAACGACTACAACCGGTTTCGCGGGAACATGCGTTCCGGCAATGGTCGGCCGGACGCCTGCCGGGGCTGCCCCGCTGAAACCGGGTTCCAGACCCGCTTCAGCCGCCAGCAGCGGACCATCCATCTTCATCTTCAGGCCAAACCCGGGACAAGAGCCGACATATGA
- a CDS encoding UbiA prenyltransferase family protein, producing the protein MLVPLFFAHRLTHGPSLAAALTGFAGFCLAASAVYVFNDIMDRVGDAAHPVKRRRPIAAGRIRVPQALVFGLLLSAMTGGVCLLISRAVYCQVILLYMLLNLLYSVRLQKMAGIGAACVAAGFVLRVYGGAAVIDVPVSGWLAGLTFLLALFLAFSKRRCELMASEEANTDGSKNPGRAGLLFLAAACLAGYVAYTLSPAVIREHAAPRLYLTSLWVALGLFRYLRIGTDPGGNCSPVSVLFRDRPLQIYVLLWIGTLWWIIYGAGT; encoded by the coding sequence GTGCTGGTACCCCTGTTTTTCGCTCACCGGTTGACCCACGGCCCGTCCCTGGCCGCGGCCCTGACCGGATTTGCCGGGTTCTGCCTGGCGGCCAGCGCCGTCTATGTTTTTAATGATATAATGGACCGGGTCGGAGATGCCGCCCATCCGGTCAAACGACGCCGGCCGATTGCCGCGGGAAGGATCCGTGTTCCGCAGGCGCTGGTGTTCGGCCTGCTCCTCTCCGCCATGACCGGAGGGGTCTGCCTGCTGATTTCCCGGGCCGTGTATTGCCAGGTGATCCTGCTGTATATGCTGCTGAACCTGCTCTATTCCGTCAGGCTGCAGAAGATGGCGGGTATCGGCGCCGCCTGCGTGGCCGCCGGTTTTGTGCTGCGCGTTTATGGCGGGGCTGCGGTTATTGACGTGCCCGTTTCCGGCTGGCTGGCGGGATTGACCTTTCTGCTGGCCCTGTTCCTGGCTTTCTCCAAGCGGCGATGCGAGCTCATGGCCTCGGAAGAGGCGAACACGGATGGAAGTAAAAATCCGGGGCGTGCCGGCCTGTTGTTCCTTGCGGCCGCCTGCCTGGCCGGTTATGTGGCGTATACGCTTTCTCCGGCGGTTATCCGGGAGCACGCCGCGCCGCGTCTCTATCTGACATCCCTCTGGGTAGCCCTGGGGCTTTTCCGTTATCTCCGTATCGGAACGGATCCCGGGGGAAATTGTTCTCCTGTCTCCGTTCTCTTCAGGGACCGGCCGTTGCAGATTTATGTCCTGCTATGGATCGGCACGCTCTGGTGGATAATTTACGGGGCCGGTACTTGA
- a CDS encoding MoxR family ATPase, translated as MSVEALKHRVEEAHAIVSSIRREIARVVVGQNEMVDGLLIGLFTKGHILIEGVPGLAKTSAVKALAGTVDASFKRIQFTPDLLPADLIGTEVYLPKTGEFTIKKGPVFNNIILADEINRAPSKVQSALLEAMQERQVTIGDKTFKLADPFLVLATQNPIEQEGTYPLPEAQVDRFMLKVTVGYSSRDEEKEIMRRVGFEPEAAVSRVITPDQLNGIVQLVKDIYMEEKLRDYIVDLVFATRKPADYKLDMAPYIRYGASPRATIYLSLAARAYAFLQGRAYVTPQDIKSVAPEILRHRIILTYEAEAEDMTTDDIIGRIFDGVEVP; from the coding sequence GTGAGTGTAGAAGCGTTGAAACACCGGGTTGAGGAAGCCCATGCGATTGTCAGCAGCATCCGCCGGGAGATCGCCCGGGTGGTGGTGGGCCAGAACGAGATGGTGGACGGTCTGCTCATCGGCCTGTTCACCAAGGGGCATATTCTCATCGAAGGCGTGCCGGGGCTGGCCAAGACCAGCGCCGTCAAGGCCCTGGCGGGAACCGTGGACGCCTCCTTCAAGCGGATCCAGTTCACGCCTGATCTGCTGCCGGCGGACCTGATCGGCACCGAAGTCTACCTGCCCAAGACCGGCGAGTTCACCATCAAGAAGGGGCCGGTCTTCAATAATATTATCCTGGCTGACGAGATCAACCGGGCGCCGTCCAAGGTTCAGTCCGCTCTGCTGGAAGCCATGCAGGAGCGGCAGGTGACCATCGGCGACAAGACTTTCAAGCTGGCCGACCCTTTTCTGGTCCTGGCCACCCAGAACCCCATCGAACAGGAAGGCACCTACCCCCTGCCGGAAGCCCAGGTCGACCGGTTCATGCTCAAGGTGACGGTGGGCTATTCCAGCCGGGACGAAGAAAAAGAGATCATGCGCCGGGTGGGTTTTGAACCCGAGGCCGCCGTCAGCCGGGTGATCACGCCGGATCAGTTAAACGGCATCGTGCAGCTGGTCAAGGATATCTACATGGAGGAGAAGCTGCGGGACTACATCGTCGATCTGGTTTTTGCCACCCGCAAGCCGGCGGATTACAAGCTCGACATGGCTCCCTACATCCGCTACGGCGCCTCCCCCCGGGCCACCATTTATCTCAGCCTGGCGGCCAGGGCCTACGCCTTTCTCCAGGGGCGGGCCTATGTCACGCCCCAGGACATCAAGTCCGTCGCCCCTGAGATCCTGCGGCACCGCATCATTCTGACTTACGAGGCCGAGGCCGAGGACATGACCACCGACGACATCATCGGCCGGATTTTCGACGGCGTGGAAGTCCCCTGA
- a CDS encoding DUF58 domain-containing protein has protein sequence MFSPEVIKKIKRIHIKSGRVVDAVMAGNYRSVFRGVGMEFEEVREYAVGDEVKSIDWNVSARLGRPYIKVYREERELVLMLLIDVSGSMSFGTTGVRKQDAAAEAAAILAFNAIRNNDRVGAILFTDRVEKYVPPKKGSAHIWRLIREIFTHHPEHEGTDIQAALTYLGHVCHRKTTAFLISDFFAADSRKGLRTVSRRHELIGLHVSDTGDYEVPAAGIIHMRDLETGRRLLFDASSFAGRRALAGIKEKKRQAVLEMLKKSDIDCVSISADAASVRETHVADTLAAYFRMRERKLR, from the coding sequence ATGTTTTCGCCTGAAGTCATCAAGAAGATCAAGCGGATCCATATTAAGAGCGGTCGCGTGGTGGATGCCGTCATGGCCGGCAATTACCGGTCGGTCTTTCGCGGGGTCGGCATGGAGTTCGAGGAGGTCCGGGAATACGCCGTCGGTGACGAGGTCAAGAGCATTGACTGGAACGTGTCGGCCCGTCTGGGACGGCCTTACATCAAGGTTTACCGTGAAGAGCGGGAACTGGTCCTGATGCTGCTCATCGACGTCAGCGGCTCCATGTCCTTCGGCACCACCGGCGTCCGCAAGCAGGACGCGGCCGCCGAAGCGGCCGCCATTCTGGCATTCAACGCCATCAGGAACAACGACCGGGTCGGCGCCATCCTTTTTACCGACCGGGTGGAAAAGTATGTTCCCCCCAAGAAGGGATCGGCCCATATCTGGCGACTGATCCGGGAGATCTTTACCCATCACCCCGAACATGAGGGAACGGACATCCAGGCGGCCCTGACCTACCTGGGGCATGTCTGCCACCGAAAGACCACCGCCTTTCTGATATCGGACTTTTTCGCGGCCGACAGCCGCAAGGGGCTGCGGACGGTTTCGCGTCGGCATGAACTGATCGGGCTCCATGTCAGCGATACGGGGGATTATGAGGTGCCGGCCGCGGGGATTATTCATATGCGGGACCTGGAAACCGGCCGGCGGCTGTTGTTTGACGCCTCGTCGTTCGCCGGCCGCCGGGCCCTGGCCGGTATAAAAGAGAAGAAGCGGCAGGCGGTCCTGGAGATGCTCAAAAAAAGCGATATCGACTGCGTGTCGATTTCGGCTGACGCGGCTTCCGTGCGGGAGACCCATGTGGCCGACACCCTGGCCGCCTATTTTCGCATGCGGGAGAGGAAACTCAGGTAA
- a CDS encoding VWA domain-containing protein — MMFRLADPWLALLLIIIPAAFYWRKHRCPRPTLAVSETDSAGAIAPSFRIRTRWVVPALSATAFALLVLGLCRPQWGEKKIETITEGINIVLAVDLSGSMAAIDFKLKKEMVNRLEAVKSVVSEFIAGRDGDRIGLVVFGTNAYTQVPLTRDYNTLTFILDRLKIGAAGDTTAIGDAIGISLKRLKDVESKSNVIILLTDGVSNAGEITPADAAGIAAERGVKIYTIGAGSAGKAPFLVNHPLLGQQYVYQQVDMDEEALKAIADKTGGLYFKAENTEALKRIYETIDAMEKTEAKANVYAVYNDLYPWPVLLALLLLLARIALENTVYLEAP; from the coding sequence ATGATGTTCCGTCTGGCTGATCCCTGGCTGGCCCTGCTGCTGATCATCATTCCGGCGGCTTTTTACTGGAGAAAGCATCGCTGTCCGCGGCCGACCCTGGCCGTTTCGGAAACCGACTCCGCCGGCGCCATCGCGCCCTCATTCCGGATCCGGACGCGATGGGTCGTGCCGGCGCTTTCGGCAACGGCTTTTGCTCTGCTGGTCCTGGGCCTCTGCCGTCCCCAGTGGGGAGAAAAGAAGATTGAGACCATCACCGAGGGAATCAATATCGTACTGGCGGTGGACCTGTCCGGGAGCATGGCGGCCATTGACTTCAAACTCAAGAAAGAGATGGTTAACCGGCTGGAGGCGGTCAAGAGCGTCGTGTCCGAGTTCATTGCCGGACGGGACGGCGACCGCATCGGCCTGGTAGTGTTCGGCACCAACGCTTATACCCAGGTGCCGCTGACCCGGGATTATAATACCCTGACCTTTATCCTGGACCGGCTTAAAATCGGGGCCGCCGGCGATACCACAGCCATCGGCGACGCCATCGGTATTTCTTTAAAACGACTGAAGGACGTGGAAAGCAAATCCAACGTCATCATCCTATTGACCGACGGCGTCAGCAACGCGGGAGAAATCACTCCGGCGGACGCGGCCGGCATTGCCGCCGAACGGGGGGTGAAAATCTATACCATCGGTGCCGGTTCGGCCGGCAAGGCGCCGTTTCTGGTTAATCATCCCCTGCTCGGCCAGCAGTATGTCTATCAGCAGGTGGACATGGACGAGGAAGCGTTGAAGGCCATTGCCGATAAAACCGGCGGACTGTATTTCAAGGCGGAAAACACCGAGGCGCTCAAGCGTATCTATGAGACCATCGACGCCATGGAAAAGACCGAAGCCAAAGCGAACGTCTATGCCGTGTATAATGATCTTTATCCCTGGCCGGTGCTGCTGGCCTTGCTGCTGCTGCTGGCGCGGATTGCGCTGGAAAATACCGTTTATCTGGAGGCACCGTGA